A genomic stretch from Aedes albopictus strain Foshan chromosome 2, AalbF5, whole genome shotgun sequence includes:
- the LOC109429391 gene encoding myosin heavy chain, muscle isoform X23 encodes MPKPVVQVGDDPDPSEWLFVSLEQKRIDQSKPYDAKKACWVPDEKEGYVLGEIKATKGELVTVGLPGGEEKNLKKELVSQVNPPKFEKVEDMADLTYLNEAAVLHNLRQRYYCKLIYTYSGLFCVVINPYKRWPLYTLRVAKMYRGKRRNEVPPHLFAVSDGAYVNMLTNHENQSMLITGESGAGKTENTKKVIAYFATIGASTKKDESTEKKASLEDQVVQTNPVLEAYGNAKTVRNDNSSRFGKFIRIHFTGSGKLAGADIETYLLEKARVISQQSLERSYHIFYQMMSGSVKGLKEMCMLSNNIHDYHIVSQGKTTIPSVDDGEEMLGTEEAFNVLGFTQEEKDNIYRITAAVMHMGGMKFKQKGREEQAEADGMEEGDRVAKLLGCVTEDLYKNLLKPRIKVGAEFVTKGQNKDQVTNAVGALCKGIFDRLFKWLVKKCNETLDTQMKRVQFIGVLDIAGFEIFDYNGFEQLCINFTNEKLQQFFNHHMFVLEQEEYQREGIEWTFIDFGMDLQQCIELIEKPMGILSILEEESMFPKATDQTFAEKLMNNHLGKSAPFQKPKPPKPGCQAAHFAIGHYAGVVSYNITGWLEKNKDPLNDTVVDQFKKGQNKLVVEIFADHPGQSGGADAGGGKGGRGKKGAGFATVSSSYKEQLNNLMTTLKSTQPHFVRCIIPNELKQTGLIDAHLVMHQLTCNGVLEGIRICRKGFPNRMMYPDFKLRYKILCPQQIKEPCSPEKACQIILANLQLPDEQFRLGKTKVFFRAGVLGQMEEFRDERLSKIMSWMQSWCRGYLARKEFKKMQEQRVALETVQRNLRKYMKLRTWAWWKLWQKVKPLLNVSRVEDQIAELESKAQKAQEAFEKEEKARKELEALNSKLLAEKTALLDSLSGEKGALQDFQEKTAKLTAQKNDLENQLRDTQERLSQEEDARNQLMQTKKKLEQEMNGQKKDAEDLELQIQKIEQDKASKDHQIRNLNDEIAHQDELINKLNKEKKMQGEVNQKTAEELQAAEDKVNHLNKVKAKLEQTLDELEDSLEREKKLRGDVEKAKRKVEGDLKLTQEAVADLERNKKELEQTVMRKDKEISALSAKLEDEQSLVGKTQKQIKELQGRIEELEEEVEAERQARAKAEKQRADLARELEELGERLEEAGGATSAQIELNKKREAELAKLRRDLEESNIQHEGTLANLRKKHNDAVAEMAEQVDQLNKLKTKAEKERSQYYAEMNDARLSLDHMANEKAAQEKVAKQLQHTLNEVQGKLDETNRTLNDFDSAKKKLSIENSDLLRQLEDAESQVSQLSKIKISLTQQLEDTKRLADEESRERATLLGKFRNLEHDLDSLREQVEEEAEGKADIQRQLSKANAEAQLWRTKYESEGVARAEELEEAKRKLQARLAEAEETIESLNQKCVALEKTKQRLSTEVEDLQLEVDRATSIANAAEKKQKAFDKIIGEWKLKVDDLAAELDASQKECRNYSTELFRLKGAYEEGQEQLEAVRRENKNLADEVKDLLDQIGEGGRNIHEIEKSRKRLEAEKDELQAALEEAEAALEQEENKVLRAQLELSQVRQEIDRRIQEKEEEFENTRKNHQRALDSMQASLEAEAKGKAEALRMKKKLEADINELEIALDHANKANAEAQKNIKRYQQQLKDVQSALEEEQRARDDAREQLGISERRANALQNELEESRTLLEQADRGRRQAEQELSDAHEQLNEVSAQNASIAAAKRKLESELQTLHSDLDELLNEAKNSEEKAKKAMVDAARLADELRAEQDHAQTQEKLRKALEQQIKELQVRLDDAETNALKGGKKAIQKLEQRVRELESELDSEQRRHADAQKNLRKSERRIKELTFQSEEDRKNHERMQDLVDKLQQKIKTYKRQIEEAEEIAALNLAKFRKAQQELEEAEERADIAEQAATKFRTKGGRAGSVQRGASPAPQRQPSVMPGLAGLNFPTFDDHGF; translated from the exons ATGCCGAAGCCAGTTGTCCAAGTCGGCGATGACCCCGATCCAAGCGAGTGGCTGTTCGTCTCGCTCGAACAGAAGCGTATCGATCAAAGCAAGCCGTACGATGCCAAGAAGGCCTGCTGGGTTCCAGATGAGAAGGAGGGCTACGTCCTCGGTGAAATCAAGGCCACCAAGGGTGAGCTGGTCACCGTTGGCCTGCCCGGTGGTGAG GAGAAAAACCTCAAGAAGGAGTTGGTATCCCAAGTGAATcctccaaagttcgaaaaagtcGAAGATATGGCCGATTTGACCTATCTAAACGAAGCTGCCGTACTGCACAACTTGCGCCAACGTTACTACTGCAAACTGATCTAC ACCTACTCCGGATTGTTCTGCGTTGTCATCAATCCCTACAAGCGTTGGCCGCTGTACACCCTGCGTGTCGCCAAGATGTACCGTGGCAAGCGTCGTAATGAAGTGCCGCCCCATCTGTTCGCCGTTTCTGACGGTGCCTACGTCAACATGTTGACCAACCACGAGAACCAGTCTATGCTGATTACCGGTGAATCTGGTGCCGGAAAGACTGAGAACACCAAGAAGGTCATTGCGTACTTCGCCACCATTGGCGCCTCGACCAAGAAGGACGAGAGTACTGAAAAGAAGGCCTCCCTGGAAGATCAGGTCGTCCAGACCAATCCCGTCCTGGAAGCCTACGGTAACGCCAAGACCGTCCGTAACGATAACTCTTCCCGTTTC GGTAAGTTCATCCGTATCCACTTCACCGGATCCGGTAAGCTGGCTGGTGCCGATATTGAGACCTACCTGCTGGAAAAGGCCCGTGTCATCTCCCAACAGTCGCTGGAGCGTTCCTACCATATCTTCTACCAGATGATGTCCGGTTCCGTCAAGGGACTTAAAG AGATGTGTATGCTCTCCAACAACATCCACGACTACCATATCGTATCGCAGGGAAAAACTACAATCCCAAGCGTCGATGATGGCGAAGAAATGCTGGGTACCGAA GAAGCCTTCAACGTCTTGGGCTTCACCCAGGAAGAAAAGGACAACATCTACCGTATCACCGCCGCTGTCATGCACATGGGTGGTATGAAGTTCAAGCAGAAGGGTCGCGAAGAGCAGGCTGAAGCCGACGGTATGGAGGAAGGTGATCGCGTCGCCAAGCTGTTGGGCTGCGTCACTGAGGATCTGTACAAGAACTTGCTGAAGCCCCGTATCAAGGTCGGTGCCGAGTTCGTCACCAAGGGTCAGAACAAGGACCAGGTCACCAACGCCGTCGGTGCCCTCTGCAAGGGTATCTTCGATCGTCTCTTCAAGTGGCTGGTCAAGAAGTGTAACGAGACTCTGGACACTCAGATGAAGCGCGTCCAGTTCATCGGTGTACTGGATATTGCTGGTTTCGAAATTTTCGAC TACAACGGCTTCGAACAGCTCTGTATTAACTTCACCAACGAGAAGCTGCAGCAGTTCTTCAACCACCACATGTTCGTCCTGGAACAGGAGGAATACCAACGCGAGGGTATCGAATGGACCTTCATCGATTTCGGCATGGATCTGCAACAGTGTATTGAACTGATTGAGAAG CCTATGGGTATCCTGTCCATTCTTGAAGAAGAATCTATGTTCCCGAAAGCCACCGATCAGACCTTTGCTGAGAAGCTGATGAACAACCACTTGGGCAAGTCTGCTCCGTTCCAGAAGCCCAAGCCACCGAAGCCAGGTTGCCAGGCCGCCCACTTCGCCATTGGTCACTACGCCGGTGTTGTCTCGTACAACATCACTGGATGGCTTGAGAAGAACAAGGATCCTCTGAACGATACCGTTGTCGATCAGTTCAAGAAGGGTCAGAACAAGCTGGTGGTGGAGATCTTCGCTGATCACCCAGGACAGTCTGGCGGCGCTGATGCCGGTGGCGGCAAGGGTGGACGTGGTAAGAAGGGTGCTGGTTTCGCCACTGTCTCCTCGTCCTACAAGGAACAGCTGAACAACCTGATGACCACTCTGAAGTCGACTCAACCTCACTTCGTCCGTTGTATCATTCCCAACGAATTGAAGCAGACCGGTCTCATCGATGCCCACTTGGTCATGCACCAGCTGACTTGTAACGGTGTACTTGAAGGTATCCGTATTTGCCGTAAAGGTTTCCCCAACCGAATGATGTACCCTGACTTCAAGCTGCG ATACAAAATTCTGTGCCCCCAGCAGATTAAAGAACCCTGTTCACCAGAAAAGGCCTGTCAGATTATTCTGGCCAATCTTCAACTACCGGACGAACAGTTCCGTTTGGGCAAGACCAAG GTCTTCTTCCGTGCCGGTGTCCTGGGTCaaatggaggaattccgtgaCGAGCGTCTGTCCAAGATCATGTCCTGGATGCAGTCCTGGTGCCGTGGCTACCTCGCCCGTAAGGAGTTCAAGAAGATGCAGGAGCAGCGCGTCGCCCTGGAGACCGTCCAGCGCAATCTGCGCAAGTACATGAAGCTCCGCACCTGGGCCTGGTGGAAACTGTGGCAGAAGGTCAAGCCTCTGCTGAACGTTTCCCGCGTCGAGGACCAGATCGCT GAACTCGAATCCAAGGCTCAGAAGGCCCAGGAAGCCTTCGAGAAGGAAGAGAAGGCCCGCAAGGAACTGGAAGCCCTGAACAGCAAGCTGTTGGCTGAAAAGACCGCCCTGCTGGATTCTCTGTCCGGCGAAAAGGGTGCCCTCCAGGACTTCCAGGAGAAGACCGCCAAGTTGACCGCCCAGAAGAACGACCTCGAGAACCAGCTGCGCGACACCCAGGAGCGCCTGTCTCAGGAGGAAGATGCCCGCAACCAACTGATGCAGACCAAGAAGAAGTTGGAGCAGGAAATGAACGGCCAGAAGAAGGATGCCGAAGATCTGGAACTGCAGATCCAGAAGATCGAACAGGACAAGGCCTCCAAGGATCACCAGATCCGCAACTTGAACGATGAGATCGCCCACCAGGACGAGCTGATCAACAAGTTGAACAAGGAAAAGAAGATGCAGGGTGAGGTCAACCAGAAGACCGCCGAAGAACTGCAGGCCGCTGAAGATAAGGTCAACCACCTGAACAAGGTTAAGGCCAAGCTGGAGCAGACTCTGGATgaactggaggattctctggaacgCGAGAAGAAGCTGCGCGGTGATGTTGAGAAGGCCAAGCGCAAGGTTGAGGGTGACCTGAAGTTGACTCAGGAAGCCGTGGCCGATCTGGAGCGCAACAAGAAGGAACTGGAACAGACCGTCATGCGCAAGGACAAGGAAATCTCTGCCCTTTCCGCCAAGCTGGAAGATGAACAGTCCCTGGTTGGCAAGACCCAGAAGCAGATCAAGGAACTGCAGGGCCGCATTGAGGAACTGGAAGAGGAAGTCGAAGCCGAGCGTCAAGCCCGCGCCAAGGCCGAGAAGCAGCGTGCCGATCTGGCTCGTGAACTCGAGGAACTAGGTGAGCGCCTGGAGGAAGCCGGTGGTGCCACCTCTGCCCAGATCGAGCTGAACAAGAAGCGTGAAGCTGAACTCGCCAAGCTGCGTCGCGACTTGGAAGAATCCAACATCCAGCACGAAGGTACCCTGGCCAACCTGCGCAAGAAGCACAACGATGCCGTCGCCGAGATGGCTGAACAGGTTGACCAGCTCAACAAGCTGAAGACTAA AGCCGAAAAAGAGCGCAGCCAATACTACGCTGAAATGAACGACGCCCGTCTCAGCTTAGATCATATGGCCAATGAGAAG GCTGCCCAAGAGAAGGTTGCCAAGCAGCTGCAGCACACTCTGAACGAAGTCCAGGGCAAGCTGGATGAAACCAACCGCACCCTGAACGACTTCGACTCCGCCAAGAAGAAGCTGTCGATCGAAAACTCCGACCTGCTCCGCCAGCTGGAGGATGCCGAATCCCAGGTCTCGCAGCTCAGCAAGATCAAGATCTCGCTCACCCAGCAGCTGGAGGACACCAAGCGTCTCGCCGACGAAGAATCTCGCGAACGCGCCACCCTGCTCGGCAAGTTCCGCAACCTGGAGCACGACCTCGACAGCCTGCGCGAGCAGGTTGAGGAGGAAGCCGAAGGCAAGGCTGACATCCAGCGCCAGCTCAGCAAGGCCAACGCCGAAGCCCAGCTGTGGCGTACCAAGTACGAGTCCGAGGGTGTTGCCCGCGCCGAGGAGCTCGAGGAAGCCAAGAGGAAACTCCAGGCCCGCCTTGCCGAAGCCGAGGAAACCATCGAGTCGCTCAACCAGAAGTGTGTCGCTCTGGAGAAGACCAAGCAGCGTCTGTCCACCGAGGTCGAGGATCTGCAGCTCGAGGTCGACCGTGCCACCTCCATTGCCAACGCTGCCGAGAAGAAGCAGAAGGCCTTCGACAAGATCATTGGAGAATGGAAGCTCAAGGTCGACGATCTGGCTGCCGAGCTGGATGCTTCCCAAAAGGAATGCCGCAACTACTCCACCGAACTGTTCCGTCTCAAGGGTGCCTACGAAGAAGGCCAGGAGCAGCTTGAGGCTGTCCGCCGTGAGAACAAGAACCTGGCTGATGAAGTCAAGGATCTGCTGGACCAGATCGGCGAGGGTGGCCGCAACATCCACGAGATCGAGAAGTCTCGCAAGCGTCTGGAAGCCGAAAAGGACGAACTCCAGGCCGCTCTCGAGGAAGCCGAAGCTGCCCTGGAACAGGAAGAGAACAAGGTTCTGCGCGCTCAGCTGGAACTGTCTCAGGTCCGCCAGGAAATCGACCGCCGCATCCAGGAGAAGGAAGAGGAGTTCGAAAACACCCGCAAGAACCACCAGCGCGCCCTGGACTCCATGCAGGCCTCTCTTGAAGCCGAAGCCAAGGGTAAGGCTGAGGCCCTGCGCATGAAGAAGAAGTTGGAAGCTGACATCAATGAGCTTGAGATTGCTCTGGATCATGCCAACAAG GCTAACGCTGAGGCCCAGAAGAACATTAAGCGCTACCAGCAACAACTGAAGGATGTCCAGAGCGCCCTGGAGGAAGAACAGCGTGCCCGTGACGATGCCCGCGAACAGCTTGGAATCTCTGAGCGCCGTGCCAACGCCCTGCAGAACGAACTGGAGGAATCGCGCACCCTGCTGGAACAGGCCGACCGTGGCCGTCGCCAGGCCGAACAGGAACTGAGCGATGCTCACGAACAGCTGAACGAAGTTTCCGCCCAGAACGCCTCCATCGCCGCTGCCAAGAGGAAGCTGGAGTCTGAACTGCAGACCCTGCACTCCGACCTGGATGAGCTGCTGAACGAAGCCAAGAACTCCGAAGAAAAGGCCAAGAAGGCTATGGTTGATGCCGCCCGCCTGGCTGATGAACTCCGTGCCGAACAGGATCATGCCCAGACCCAGGAGAAACTGCGCAAGGCCCTTGAACAACAGATCAAGGAACTGCAGGTCCGCCTGGACGATGCCGAAACCAACGCCCTGAAGGGAGGCAAGAAGGCCATCCAGAAACTGGAACAGCGCGTCCGCGAGCTGGAATCCGAACTGGACAGCGAACAGAGAAGACACGCCGATGCCCAGAAGAACCTCCGCAAGTCTGAACGCCGCATCAAGGAACTGACCTTCCAGTCCGAGGAAGACCGCAAGAACCACGAACGCATGCAGGATCTCGTCGACAAGCTGCAGCAGAAGATCAAGACTTACAAGAGGCAGATTGAGGAAGCCGAGGAAATCGCCGCTCTGAATCTTGCCAAGTTCCGCAAGGCTCAGCAGGAACTGGAAGAAGCCGAAGAGCGCGCCGACATTGCCGAGCAAGCTGCCACCAAATTCCGCACCAAGGGAGGACGTGCTGGTTCGGTGCAGCGTGGTGCCAGCCCAGCA CCCCAGAGACAACCATCTGTTATGCCAGGACTTGCAGGTCTTAACTTCCCAACATTCGATGACCATGGCTTCTAA